The nucleotide window GAAATATTAAATGAAAATTCGATTTTGTCATTGGCTAACTTAGCTGAATCTCTTAACGTAACGACAGAAACAATAAGAAACGATTTGAAATCCGAGCAACTCGCTGGAAAAGTAGTTCAAGCACATGGTAGTGTAGCAATTGCTCATACAACCATTGCTAGGGATGTACCGTACTCATTTAGAAAAGAAGTTAATTCAAAATCTAAAAGTAAAATAGCGGATCAAGCATGTAAGTTAGTTAGTCCAGGTCAAGTAATCGCCATTGAACATAATAGCATTTCCGTTATGCTTATACATATGCTTGGTCAATACCCACAGTTGTTGAATAATATTACTATAATTACAAATTCCTTTAGTATTATGCACTATGTTCAAGAGAAAAAATTAGAACTTCCTATTATTTTTTTAGGTGGAACTTTTAGCTTAAACCAAGAAAATGCTTTCGGTTCGATGACTGTCCATCAAATGAAAGAACTAAAAGCGGATATTTCTTTTATAAGTCCAGGTGCGATAGATGAAGACTTAGAAATTACCGCTTATAAAGAACAAGATGCCGATTTGCAAAAAGCAATCATGAAAAATTCACAAAAAAATATTTTACTTATTGAAAATAGTAAGTACCCAAGCATTGCTATGTGGAAAGTAAATCATGCAACGGATTACGATACCATTATTACAGAAGTGGACTTTACTAAAGAGCAGTTAGAAACGTTAGCCAAAGCTCAAATAGATATTTTGAACATCTGATGAAAAGATAAATTGTTGAAAACCAATTTATCTTTTTTTGTGATTTAAAACTTGGCAAAACCAAAAATATTATTTGATAATAACCAAATTAATGTTATGATGGATTCAAGGAAAACGCTTCCTATAAAAAGTCAAGGAATGAGGATTTACTAGAATGGATAATAGCCAGATTTTGAAAATGTTAGAAAGACCAACAGGAAAGGTGGATGTCGTATTAGATACAGATACATTTAACGAAATTGATGATCAATATGCCTTGGCGTATATGATTCAATCAAAAGAAAAATTTAATGTGGTAGGAGTGTATGCTGCGCCATTTTTAAATCATCATTCTAATGGTCCAAAAGATGGAATGGAAAAGAGTTATGAAGAAATTCTTAGAGTTTATAAATTGTTGAACCGTCCTGAATTCGAAAAAATCACTTTTAAAGGATCAGTCGATTTTTTAGTTAATTCAGAACCTAAAATGAGTGAGGCTGTCCAACATTTGATTGCCTTGGCACTAGCACATAGTCCAGAAAATCCTCTTTATGTCATTGGAATTGCTGCTGCTACTAATATCGCTACAGCTATTTTATTAGAACCAAAAATAACAGAAAATATAGTTGTTTTA belongs to Listeria ivanovii subsp. ivanovii and includes:
- a CDS encoding DeoR/GlpR family DNA-binding transcription regulator; the protein is MGKVESRRNKIIEILNENSILSLANLAESLNVTTETIRNDLKSEQLAGKVVQAHGSVAIAHTTIARDVPYSFRKEVNSKSKSKIADQACKLVSPGQVIAIEHNSISVMLIHMLGQYPQLLNNITIITNSFSIMHYVQEKKLELPIIFLGGTFSLNQENAFGSMTVHQMKELKADISFISPGAIDEDLEITAYKEQDADLQKAIMKNSQKNILLIENSKYPSIAMWKVNHATDYDTIITEVDFTKEQLETLAKAQIDILNI
- a CDS encoding nucleoside hydrolase; translated protein: MDNSQILKMLERPTGKVDVVLDTDTFNEIDDQYALAYMIQSKEKFNVVGVYAAPFLNHHSNGPKDGMEKSYEEILRVYKLLNRPEFEKITFKGSVDFLVNSEPKMSEAVQHLIALALAHSPENPLYVIGIAAATNIATAILLEPKITENIVVLWLGGLGYEWHNNLSFNCRQDLVAARVLLDTPLPLIQFPGMGVISAFATTGPELEYWLKGKNHFCDYMIARTEEEAKITNLKNGGKVWSRALWDVVPIGWLLGEEFMKDKLVNSPIM